DNA sequence from the Sulfurimonas sediminis genome:
AAAAGTGAGGCAGCATGAATCAGTTCTACTATGGCGGCTAAAAGAGGAGCATCCTTGTGTTTTGGAGCAATTTTAAGAATAAGCTTTGCCCGAAGTCTTTTTCCTCCCTGCAGCATTGCAAACAGACGGGTCACTTCATTATAATCACACTCTTGTATCAATCTTTTTATTTGTGCTTCTACTCTTTGCATTTATCTCGTCTTTTGTTTATTTTTTGCTGTTTCTAATCTTATTTGCTCTTTATCATCAGAGAGATAAAGCTCAAATTTTGCAATATTTTTGTTTACATCAAACTCTTTAAATTTAACCAGTATATAGGGTACATTGTAAAAATCTGCTCCAGGAGTTTTTAGTGTAACCCGAAAACTTTGATTTTTATGATTCAAGTACAGTATATTTTGCGCTACATGTTTATCATAAGAACGCAAAATTACCAAACCTTCATTCGTGTACAAAGTCCATCTAAATGTAAAAAGTCTTGTTTTGTTATCGTATTTTACAAGAATTTTCTTTGGCTCATCCTTTTTCAGTGAAATTTCCTGCACATCCTGCAAATCACCTGCAAAAAGAGCAGCACTGCAAAGAAACAATGCTCTCAGAAAAAACTGTAAAATACTTTTCAACTCCTATTCGCTTTGAGAAAGAATATCACCCATAAGTTCTATGTAAATACTTTTTGCTTTGGTTGCAACCTCATCCAAATGACTTGCTTTATATCGTGCAACTGCTGTATCAATATCATCACCGACCTCCTCTTGGAGCATCAACTCCATTGCAGCAACTTTTTCGACAAACTTTTCAAGCTCCTGTCTTACTATATCATTGTTCGCATTAAAAACAACATCCATAAATTTTGATCTTGGAGAACCTCCGAAAATATCATCTTCATCTTCAAATAATGCACTGTAACTCATACCTAATCCTTTTTATTTTACTATTTGGGTACCTACACCCTCTGATGTAAACAACTCTAAAAGCATAGAGTGTTCAAGTCGTCCGTCAATTATATGTGCTTTATGCACACCGCCGTCTATCGCTTCGAGGCAGGCATCAACTTTTGGTACCATCCCGCCGTGAATCGTTCCGTTTTCTTTGAGCACTTTTACTTCATCTTTTGTCAAGGTTGCAAGAAGTTGTTTTTCTTTGTTTAAGACACCCGGTGTATCTGTCAAAAAGATTATTTTGTTTGCACCTATGGCTTTTGCAACATATGATGCACACAGATCAGCATTGATATTGTACCCGGGATGACCCATCTCTTCACCCGCTGCAATAGGGGCTATAACAGGAATAAAGCCCTCTTTGATGAGATTTAAGACAACATCCGCTTTGACATTTGTAATATTGCCAGTCAATCCCCACTTGGAAAAATCTTTCGCCCTTGCACGGATAAAGTGTGCATCTTTACCACTGATACCTATTGCTTTTGCATCATGGGAATTAAGCAAAGAGACTATCTCTTTATTGATCTCTCCACTGAGTATCATTTCCACAATCCGCATCGTCTCTTTTGTAGTCACGCGCTGTCCGTCTATAAACTCTGTTTCAATTTTAAGGGCTTCGAGCATATCGGTAATCTTTTTTCCACCGCCATGAACAATTACAGGTTTGATACCTACCAAATACATAAGTAAAATATCTTCTGCAAACTTCTCTTTTAATTCGGGAGATGTTTGTGCCGAGCCGCCATATTTGATAACGACAATCTCTTTTCTAAACTCACGAATAAACGGAAGTGCATCAAGGAGTGTTTTTACTGTTTCAACTTTTGCCTGCAATATTTCTATCCTTTATGCAAAATAATTTTGTTATTCTATCCAATCTTCTATTAATGCTACTTAAGTAACTCTTCTTGTATCATAACTATGCTACAATCGTTCTCAAATATTTACAATAAGGAAAAAAAATGTGGAAGTATCCTATAGATGAGAATCTGTTTGACAAATTTAGCAAGTATTCAAAAATTACAGGTGTAATTTTTATCATTCTCGGAATAGTTGGTATTATATACCCTGTATTTATGACATTGGCTACCGTAACCTTTGTGGCATGGCTGATGATGTTTGGCGGTTTCATGGCTGGGTATTTTACCTATATAAGTGACAAAAGTGATGTTCTCGGATGGCTTAAAAGCTTTGTACTTATAGGGATCGGTGCTTTAATGATTTTTTATCCGATGACAGGAATCGGCACAGTAGGTCTGCTCCTGGCTATATACTTTTTTATGGATTCCTTTGCCAGTTTTTCTCTTGCTATGAATATGCGTCCTGCAAACGGTTGGATCTGGTGGATGATTAATGCCCTTTTTTCCATGTTAATCGGTATTTTGTTTATTGCAGGCTGGCCTTTTACTTCCACCTATCTCATAGGCTTACTTGTCGGTTTCAGTCTTTTCTTCGATGGCTTTGCCCTGCTTGTAACAGGGTCGATTTTCAAAAAAATGAACCGCTAAAATGCAAAAACAAAAAGCATTTGGGCTTTGGAGTGCTGTCTTTTTAGGTATAGGTTCCATGGTAGGAGCCGGCATATTTATAGTTATCGGACAAGCTGGTGCCATGGCTGGAAATATCGTCTGGCTCTCTTTTGTTTTTGGCGGGATTATAGCCCTTTTAAGTGGTTACTCTCTGGCAAAGCTGGCAGTACGCTACCAGTCACGCGGCGGGATAGTCGAGTATCTTGTCCAGGGTTTTGGAGAAAATATTTTCTCCGGTTCTATGGGTGTCATGTTTTATTTTTCCCAGCTTATTGCCATTGCAGCCGTTGCCAAATCATTCGGAACCTACAGTGCAACATTTATGCTTCACGGTGATACAGCCTGGGTCAATATATTTGCCATAGGCATTATCGCCTTTTTCACCCTTATAAATCTTGTTGGTGCTGCTTTTGTTGCAAAGGCGGAAAACATCATTGTCATCATAAAACTCGGAGTCCTTGTTACCTTTGCTTTTTCGGCACTTTTTACGATACAGCCTCAGCTTTTAAGTGTAGCGGACATGCCTCCTGTAAGCGGTATGGTTTTTGCCATCGGCATTACATTTTTTGCCTACCAGGGTTTTAGTGTGATTACAAATTCTGTGGAGGATATGGACAATCCAAAAGTGACCATGATGCGTTCTATGTTTGTCGCCTTGCTCATTGTGGCGGCTTTATACATACTTACAAGTATCGCTGTTTTAGGAAACCTGCCGCTTGATAAAATTATTCAGACAAAAGACTATGCCCTGGCTGAAGCGGCAAAGCCCATTTTTGGTGAATGGGGATTTAAGATCATGGCCGCCACAGCACTCCTGGCAACAGCCTCGGCTATTAATGCCACACTTTATGCTGTGACTGACATAGGATATACAATGGCAAAAGAGGGAAATCTTCCTGAAATATACGAATATAATATCTACCGCTCTTTTGAGGGACTCATTATCAGTGCGCTGCTGATTGTACCGATGATACTCTTTTTCAATCTGGCACAAATCACAACTGTTGCCGCTATCGTCATGCTCATCGTTCAGGGCAGTACACATATTGCGCACTTAAATCTTCTGCAGGAGAGTGGCGCAAAAAAATATCTTGTTGTTTTGGCGATTTTTTCCATGTTTGGCGTTGCGGGAATCACCCTCTATTCTACCTATAAAACCATGCCTGAGATTGCATACTATCTTATAGTTACTTTTGCTTTGGCTTTTACAACAGAATATCTACTGCGATACTTCAAACAAAGAATCATTTCTAAACAAACACACTAAAGAGACCTTCTTTTACTTTTACTTCCAAATCCAGAAGTGAAAGGGGCAGTCCGAAATGCTCAATTTTTACATAATCTTTAAATGTTACCAAAAGAGAAGTTGCTGCATCTTTTTGTAAAATTGTTTCAAGTTCTTCTTTTGTAAAACTGTGATGGTCTTCAAAATAATGCTTTGCTACAACATCAGGAAGATATTTGTCAAGTCGTTGTGGCCTTGCTATGGCAGTCACAAGACTCATTTTTTGTGTCGGGTTCACAAGTTTTACCTCACGAAAAAAGTCTTTCTCCTCTTCTACATGTAAAGCCTCTTTCCCCGGCCACAGACGCTCTCTAAAAGGACCTGCAGGCAGACAAAAACTGTTCTGTGTTTTTACATCGATGAGTATATCTTGCTTTTTGATATCATGTTTGGAGTAGGCATCATCCAAAAAAATTATCTCACAGCCCAGTTCTTTTGCTTTTTGTATGGCTCTTTTTCTCTCTTTGCTGACTATGACTGTAGCATTTGGAAGTTTTTTGGCATATATCATCGCTTCATCCCCACTGCTTTTGACATCACATAAAATTTCATTGCCCTCTTTGACAACAATCAAGCCTTTGGATGCCCGTCCATAGCCACGAAGTATAATCGCAGGTTTTTTGTGCTCCTTTGCCAGTGCAATAACCAAGGGGGTTTTGCCGCTGCCGCCGACAGTCAGATTACCAACACTGACAATTTCGACAGCAAAATCCTCCGGTGTCTGTAATTTGTATCGAACATACATAATAAAACAATAGAGCCAACTCAACGGAAGCAGTAGATAAGAAAGAAGTTTTTGCAAAGGAGTTGGGTTGTAGAAATACTCTTCAACCCAAAAAACGAGCGTTTTTTTCAATTACACTCTCGTTTTTGCTATTTTTTTGATTTTACTTATAACTGTTTGTACCTCTTCATCAGTCATACTTGCATAAATCGGCAAAGAAAGTACCTGTTGGAATGAACGCAGTGCTCTTGGAAAATCATTAACACGTAAAGCATATTTGCTTTTATAGTACGATAAAAGATGAAGCGGAATATAATGCAATCCTGCCCCGATGCCCTCTTCTTTGAGTGATACAGCAAAAGAATCACGGTTTTTATCTATTTTTACTATATAGAGAGAAAAAGGATTCTCTTCATTATCCATGTCTGGAGTAATAATGTGTTCTACCCCTTCAAGTCCTTCACTGTACATTTTTGCAATCTCTTTTTGTCTTGCGATGTTTTCATCCTGTTCTTTTACCTGTGCTCTGATATAGGCTGCATTTAAATGGCTCAGTGCATAATCATTTCCAATGTCAACAACATCATAAATATACTCCAAAGCATTTTCATTGCGTACCATTGCGTGATTTGCCAGCAACCTCGCTCTTTGCATAATATCTTCATCATTGGTCACAAGCATCCCGCCGTTACAGATATTTTTCTTTAAATGCGGAGAAAAATTAAAACAGACTATATCTGCACCTGTTGCACCGATTTTCACTCCTTTGTATGTAGCACCAAGCGCATCACTTGCATCTTCAACAATTTTGACATTATATATGGAAGCCATCGAATAGACTCTGTCCAAATCTACAGTCATACCGCCAATATGCGTTATGATAACCGCTTTGAGCTTTTTGGATTTGTTTTCTTCCAAATAGTTTTCTAATTGATTAAGATCAATATTGTAAGAATCTTCGGCTATATCAATAAAAACAGGCTCAGCATCAAAATGGCGGACAACCTCAGGTACACTCGGATGCGCATTTACACTGCAGATTACTTTGTCTCCGCGTTTTAAGTCAAGGGCAAGCATGGCAAGGTGCAGTGCCGATGTGCCGTGCGATGTAGCAAGTGCATACTCTGATCCGACATACTCACGAAACTCTTCTTCAAGTTTTGGTACCTGATACAAATCTTCTCCGTCTAGTACATCACTCACATTAGAGTGTGCCTCGCGGGAACTTTCATACTTACTAAAAGGGATACTCAGTTTTTCATTTTTCATTTTTTACTCCTAGGTTTTATAATGTAATATCGCGTGGATAATTAAAGTCATGATTCAATGTTCTTGAAGTCAGCTTTGCAATCACAGGCATCTTTCTTTTGAAATGATTTCTAAAAATTCTTTTTATTATCATATCCAGCATCTGTTCGTCAACACCCTTTTGTATGACTTCTTCACGCGAAAGTCTCTCATCCACATAGAGTTTCATCGCTGCGTCAAGCTGGGCATAAGTATAGCCCAAATCAGCCTCATCACTTTGACCGCTCCACAAATCAGCCGAAGGTGGTTTTTCAATGATGCTTTTACTTACATGTAAGTACTCTGCTAATTCAAAAACTTCACTTTTGTACAAATCTCCTATGGGATTCACTGCCGACGCCAAGTCGCCATAGAGTGTTCCGTATCCAAGCATTAACTCACTTTTATTGCTTGTTCCCAGTACCAAAGCATTCTCTTTTGCCGAAATATCAAACAATGTTGCCATTCGCATACGTGATGAAAAGTTTCCTTTTCTGAGATTATCCATATCAGGATGCATCTCTTCATACGCTTGCAACATTGGAGCAATATTACAGACAATACAACGCATATTAAAATCACGACACAGTTCATCCGCATCATCAAGTGAGTTTTGTGATGAATATTGTGATGGCATTTTAACACATAACAGGTCATCTCCAAATGCTTTTTTCGCCAAAACAGCGACCACAGCAGAATCCAGTCCGCCGCTCAAACCAACCACTGCTTTTTTTATACCTGTCTTTTTCACTTCATTTTCTAAAAAAAGAACCAAATAGTCAGTTATCTGCGAATATTTACTCATAATATATACTAAACCTTTACAACTTATTAACAAAAAATATTATATCTAAAATTTGTAACAAATGTTTTTTTAAGAAAAGTGATTTTAACGTTTTTGTAACAAATTTATTGTAAAATTAAGATCTAATTTTATTTTTAAAGGTTTTATAATAAATTCAACAACAATAATATCCAAACTAAAGTTATTGGTATCACTGCCTTTAATCGTTATATTTTTTGGATTTGTATTCTTAATGGTACACAGCTACAACAATCTGCAAGGCCTTTCTCATCTTAAAAAAGACGCTTTGCATATACAAAACATTTCTCTTCTGATAAATTCTCTTCAAAAAGAGAGAGGCTACAGCAGCGGGTATCTTGGTTCCCATGGGACAAAATTTCAATCACAACTGCGCAAACAGCAACAAAATACAGACAGTATATATGCTAAAATCATCTTTTTGCATGAAGATTATTCTCCTGACAAAAAGAGACTTGCAAAACTTCGCAAAAAAGTCCAATCACGCTCTCTTAGCACTGTCGATGCTTTTAACGAGTATACAAAAATCATATACCATCTGTTACAAAATCATCTCATGATCACCAAAACAATCAAAGAAAAAGAGATTGAACAGATGTTTCATGCCTACACAAACCTGCTTTTTATGAAAGAAGCCGCCGGTAAGATGCGAGGTTCGCTCAGCGGATTGTTTGCCCAGAAAAAACAAAACTACCAACTTGTCTTTACAGCAATGCATGCAAAAGGCGAGTATGATCTGGCACAGCAAAACTTTTTAACATATGCTTCTGATGACATTATGAAAGAGTTTTATACAATTGCACAGGCAAAGGAGTATCAATGGCTGCAAAATGTATTTAAAAAGTACACAAAACATCAAAATATTTCTGTCACACAGGATCCAAACGAATGGTTTGCTAAAGCTACAGCTATTATAGAAGCATTTAACAGACTCCAAAAACTGGAATTTGCCGATATTGACAGTTTGATAAACAAATATGCCTCAAGACTCAAAATAGAACTCATTATAAATATTTTTTTACTGATCCTCATCACTTTGATTATGCTTTTGCTTGGAGTCAAAATTAAAAACAGTATTTTAAGAAACTTAAAACTGTTAAGTGAATACAAAAATGCTGTTGACAGAAGCAGTATTGTTTCCAAAACCGACAGAAGCGGAAGAATCACCTATGTAAATGATAAATTCTGCATAATTTCAGGCTATACAAAAGAAGAACTTTTAGGAAAGCCGCACAATATTGTCCGTCACAACGATATGCCAAAATCACTGTTTCGGGATATGTGGCACACTATTTTAGAAAAAAGAGCCTGGTCCGGCGTTATAAAAAACAGAAAAAAAGACGGGAGTTCTTACATAGTTGAAGTGACCATCAACCCTATCCTAAACGAAAGAGGAGAAATTGAAGAGTTTATTGCCATCAGAAATGACATAACACAGATCTTACAACTCCACAAAGAGATAGAAGAGACACAAGAAGACATTATTCTCAAAATGGGTGAAATTGGTGAAACACGAAGCCAGGAAACAGGTTTCCATGTCAAGCGGGTAGCCTTATATTCTCAGATACTGGCAAAACATTACGGCTTGGGCGAAAAAGAGACAAAATACCTCACTATTGCTTCTCCGATGCATGATATAGGCAAAGTTGCCATTCCTGATCATATCCTGAACAAAAACGGCAAGCTGACACAAGAAGAATGGAAGGTTATGCAAACCCATGCGGAGATAGGTTATCAGCTCTTTAAAAACTCCCAAAGAGAGCTTTTGAAAACTGCAGCCATCATTGCCTATGAGCATCACGAAAAATATGACGGCAGCGGCTATCCAAGAGGTTTAAGTGGAAAAAACATTCATATTTACGGACGTATTACCGCACTTGCGGATGTTTTTGATGCCCTTGGCAGTGAACGTTGCTATAAAAAAGCATGGGAAGATGAGCGAATTTTCAAACTTATACAAGAAGAGAGGGGAAAACATTTTGATCCTGAACTTGTTGATATTTTCTTTGAACATCTTGATGAATTTTTACATGTAAGAGATAGCTACAATGATATGCACTCTTACACAAAAGTTTAGAAGAAGCTTTAAAAGCTTTTTCCAAACCCTATACTTGATTTGTAGTTTATATCATTCTGTATTCCGTTAAAATTCTGATAAATCGGTTTTGAAAATGTCATAAAAAACGAGTAACCGCTGTGCATGGCGACCTGTGTGCCTACTGTTGCAAAAACAACATGATGTCCTGTGTTGTAAGCGGTCTCCCCTCCAAAATCATCTTTATACGCTTTTTCTCCGTTGAGTTCAGCAAAAAGCGATACAGAGTAGTCAAAATCTTCTTTTTCATCTGCTCTGCAAAGCTTCTGATTATGTTGGTGCGCAAAAAGTTTGTATGAAAATGCTGCATTGTAGGTAAAAATATCCCCCAATTGACTCTCATCGACACCTTTTGTGTTTTTTTTGTACAGAATGTTTGCATGCAAAGAGAAAGTGTCAAAATCTTTTGTCAGAGCAACGCCCGCAAAAAAGTCCCATGAGCCGCTTCCTGGCTGCAAATCTGCTTCGAGGAGTTCTCCTGCATCTGCTATATCAGTTTTGCCTGTTGGTGCTTTTATTCCGGCTAAAAGAGCAACTTTCAGCGCTTTGTCATACACTTTATACTGTAGAATTGTAGAAATATCGCCTATACCCTGAGCATTTCCATGCGGATGTACTGCATACGAACCATTATCTGCTTCACCTGCGCGAATATTTACACGCGAAACATAGGGAAGTTGCATACTGAGTGTCAAATTGTCTGTGAGCCCGTAAGAGAGTGAGAGCGAATAGGAATCTATTGCATCAATATTGTGCAAATGACTTGAACCGTTTTGCATCGCTGCTATTATAGTTTGGTCAGAGAGTGTGTTGTTTTGGACACGCTCAGCATTTATGCCAATGTAGTAGTTTCCTTTTTGCATTGTATTTGCAGAAAGTGTATACGCGGCACTCGAGCCACCCATTCCCAAGACATGCGAAGAGTTGCATGCCCATAAAGGCGTTATAGCAGCTGATGCTGCCAGCGATAGTATCTGTAGTTTTTTGAAGAGTTTTTTTTGCATAAGTATCCTTATTAATAATTAAAAATTTTGAAATAGTTGTTTTATGAAAATTAAGAATAACTTGGGGGGAGCTCTGGGATTGAGAGGAGTGTAAATTTAATTTCATTTATATATATAAAAAAAGTAGAAATGGGCACAAAACAGAGTGTTTGTTCAAGTGTAGGAAGATAGATCGGTTCTCTTTGAATATCACCATCAAAGATATTGGATGAGATACTGCATATCTGACAGTCTTCATGTACTTCTAGGTCACTGTGGTGATGAAAAACCGCCATAAGTGTCGCAAGTACAAAAAGAGCGGCAAAGTATTTTCTGAGAATCTTTCTTATTATCATTTTTGAATTATAACATATTTTTTATATCAAAAAATCAGCACACCTCTTTTTTTGCCATAATATTAAGTTCATTACATGTAAAGCCTGCCGCTTTTCTTGCCTCTAGATTTAAGTTTTTAGGACGTAAAAATCCTTGCGGGTAATATTTGTCTATAATTTCAAAATAGACATCTTTGTTTACACCCTCTTTTTCACAGGCATAGGCAAACCAGACATCGCCCTTTTTTACATGTGAAACCTCTTCATCAAGGATTACATGTAAAGTGTGTGTAATTTTTTCAAGCATGGTATTTTTTGGCATTCTCTGGATTTTTTGCAGTATCATAGGTGTGGCATCCAAGCCGTTGGCCTCGAGATAACGGGGAACTACTGCCATACGCTCTAATAAAGTCTGCGTTCTCTGACTTGCTTCAAAAAGAGCGTTATGTACTTCCACATCACCATATTTACTGCCAAGTTCATGCAACAGTTTTTCAAGCAGTAAAAAATGGCGTATCTCATCATCTGCAACTTCCAGCCAATCATCATAATATTGTTTTGGCATATTTGTAAATCTGTATGCTCCGTCAAGTGCCAAATCTATAGCCGAATACTCTATGTGTGCTATGGCATGCAGCAGATTTACCTGCCCCTCTTTTGTTGTGAGGTTTGTTCTTTTTGGAACATCCTGCGGCGGTACTATCTTACATGTAAGGCTGTATGAGGGTTCTATAAACTCTTTTACCCTGTAATCTGTTTCAAAAACAACTCTTCCTGCTTTGTAATGCGCATAAAAATCATTAAATCTACTGATTTTTTCTTTGGGGTGATTTTGTCTGTAAAATTAACTCTAATTCTTTATAAAAATTCATACTGCAATAATGCTATAATAACACTAAAAAAGAGATTATAATGCAGATAAAAAAACAGCCTATGGGACCGTATCAGACAAATTGTTATATTGCTACAGTTGATGGCAAAGATTTTATAATTGACCCGGGTGTCGGTGCCACTGGGTGGGTTTTGAACAATGTCACAAATCCTGTAGCCATATTAAATACACACGGACATTTCGACCATGTATGGAGCAATTCAGAACTTCAGGAGAAACTAGGAGTCAAACTCTATACACCAAAAGGTGATATTCCTCTGCTGCAAGACAATACATGGATGCCGGATCTGCCGCCATCTACTCCTGATGTAGCCATTGAAGGTGACGAAGAGCTTGATTTTGACGGTACAAAGGTAAAGTTTACCCATTTTCCGGGGCACTGTCCGGGGTGTTCCACTATTGAAATCGAGCATGCAATGTTCAGCGGTGATTTTATTTTTCAAAGAAGTATCGGCAGAACGGATTTTCCTTACTCCAGCCCTGAAGATATGAAAAAATCTTTAGAAAAATTCAAGCAGATTCCTTATGACAAAACTGTCTATCCGGGGCACGGGGAAAATACTTCGATCAAACAGGAACAGCAGTACGCAGACTACTGGATCAACCAACTCTAAAGGAAACAGATGCAAGATCATTTTAAAGAAAAAGCACAAAACTGGGACAGCGGTGACATACGTGTCAATGGCGCAAAAACAATTGCCGATGCTATAGAAAAAGAGATACCACTGCATAAAGATATGGAGATACTCGACTTTGGTGTGGGAACAGGACTGCTTGGTTTTAGCATTGCTCCCAAAGTAAAACAGGTTTACGGTGTGGATACCTCGGCAAAAATGCTCGAAAAACTCCAGGAAAAAAACACGCCGCAACTAGAGATAAAACCTATCATCAAGATATTGTCAAAGAACCGCTCAAACAGCAGTTTGACGGACTTATCAGCTCAATGACACTGCACCACGTAGAAGATTTGGATGCTTTTTTTGCAACAATATACAAAAATATTAAAAAAGGCGGCTTTATTGCCGTTGCCGATTTAGAAAGTGAAGACGGTAGTTTTCACTCGGACAATACGGGTGTTCACCATTTTGGGTTTGACGCACAAACACTACGCGACATCGTCCAAAAACACGGCTTTACAGATGTAAAAATACAAAACATAAATACAATCAAAAAACCCCATAAAGATTTTGGAATATTTTTACTTACCGCCAAAAAGCACTAGAGTCAGGACTCTGGTGTCCCGCTCTTTTGCTCTTCCTCATCCAGCAGTTTGAGTTTTAAAACATGTTTGTCGGTTATAACAGTTTTAAATTCCCCTTCAAAAACTTTTATATCCAGAACAAAAGCCTGTACATGTACATTTCTTTTGCGCCCTTCTTTATGTCTTACTTTTGCAACAACATCAACAACATCATGCAGTTTTACAGGAGAGAGAAACTGGCAGTCACTCGCCACCAAAACAACATTTCGCTCATTGACTGCGAGCATAGCCGCATAATCAGCAGCACCAAAAATAAAACCGCCATGAATCAATCCGACCTCATCAGCAAGCATATCAGGAATAGT
Encoded proteins:
- a CDS encoding ferritin-like domain-containing protein, which codes for MSRFNDFYAHYKAGRVVFETDYRVKEFIEPSYSLTCKIVPPQDVPKRTNLTTKEGQVNLLHAIAHIEYSAIDLALDGAYRFTNMPKQYYDDWLEVADDEIRHFLLLEKLLHELGSKYGDVEVHNALFEASQRTQTLLERMAVVPRYLEANGLDATPMILQKIQRMPKNTMLEKITHTLHVILDEEVSHVKKGDVWFAYACEKEGVNKDVYFEIIDKYYPQGFLRPKNLNLEARKAAGFTCNELNIMAKKEVC
- a CDS encoding MBL fold metallo-hydrolase → MQIKKQPMGPYQTNCYIATVDGKDFIIDPGVGATGWVLNNVTNPVAILNTHGHFDHVWSNSELQEKLGVKLYTPKGDIPLLQDNTWMPDLPPSTPDVAIEGDEELDFDGTKVKFTHFPGHCPGCSTIEIEHAMFSGDFIFQRSIGRTDFPYSSPEDMKKSLEKFKQIPYDKTVYPGHGENTSIKQEQQYADYWINQL
- a CDS encoding methyltransferase domain-containing protein, with the translated sequence MQDHFKEKAQNWDSGDIRVNGAKTIADAIEKEIPLHKDMEILDFGVGTGLLGFSIAPKVKQVYGVDTSAKMLEKLQEKNTPQLEIKPIIKILSKNRSNSSLTDLSAQ
- a CDS encoding methyltransferase domain-containing protein — translated: MVKEPLKQQFDGLISSMTLHHVEDLDAFFATIYKNIKKGGFIAVADLESEDGSFHSDNTGVHHFGFDAQTLRDIVQKHGFTDVKIQNINTIKKPHKDFGIFLLTAKKH
- a CDS encoding PaaI family thioesterase → MKNEQLDDELELEEYRNTENGVMIQTHEKVNQNLCGEVIKMEEGYVELSLETIPDMLADEVGLIHGGFIFGAADYAAMLAVNERNVVLVASDCQFLSPVKLHDVVDVVAKVRHKEGRKRNVHVQAFVLDIKVFEGEFKTVITDKHVLKLKLLDEEEQKSGTPES